A single genomic interval of Stieleria maiorica harbors:
- the gcvH gene encoding glycine cleavage system protein GcvH → MSRDKSKLLYAETHEWVDVAEQGGQKIATIGISGFALEQLNDLVYMELPEVGKTIDAGEEFGEVESVKAVSPLYSPVGGEVVEVHAELPDNLEKLNDDPYDFGWIVKLKIDDESALGNLMDFAAYEKQCAESG, encoded by the coding sequence GTGTCACGCGACAAGAGCAAGCTTCTGTATGCCGAGACCCATGAGTGGGTCGATGTTGCCGAACAAGGCGGTCAGAAGATCGCGACGATCGGCATCTCGGGCTTTGCACTCGAACAACTCAACGACCTGGTCTACATGGAACTTCCCGAAGTGGGAAAGACGATCGACGCCGGGGAGGAATTCGGTGAAGTCGAATCGGTCAAGGCGGTCAGTCCGCTGTACAGCCCCGTCGGTGGCGAAGTCGTCGAGGTGCACGCGGAACTGCCGGACAATCTGGAAAAGCTCAACGACGACCCGTATGACTTCGGCTGGATCGTCAAACTGAAGATCGATGATGAATCGGCGCTGGGAAATCTGATGGATTTCGCGGCTTACGAAAAACAGTGCGCCGAATCCGGTTGA
- a CDS encoding class I SAM-dependent methyltransferase, with product MNAPVQPPIIRHVAAGQLCCDPVWEAAYKRFETPEQEITKFIARLRRFGFESLDRNSRIVEIFCGRGNGLVALEQMGFNNLEGVDLSDSLLEEYHGPAQLHLADCVDLPLESDAYDVVIVQGGLHHLPDMPTDLDGSLAGVRRILKPTGTFYVIEPWRTPFLVFAHAVTDRSIVRKLYAKGDALAVMTERERVTYDQWLGMPEVIRETFDRHFDIRSWTTSWGKLAAIGSPRKP from the coding sequence ATGAATGCCCCGGTGCAACCGCCCATCATCCGTCACGTCGCCGCGGGACAACTGTGTTGCGACCCGGTTTGGGAAGCCGCGTACAAGCGGTTTGAGACTCCGGAGCAAGAGATCACAAAATTCATTGCCCGGCTGCGGCGGTTCGGTTTCGAATCGCTTGATCGCAACAGCCGGATCGTGGAAATCTTCTGCGGCCGAGGCAACGGACTGGTCGCCCTGGAGCAGATGGGGTTCAACAATCTCGAAGGCGTCGATCTGAGCGACAGTCTGCTGGAGGAGTATCACGGGCCGGCACAACTTCATCTGGCCGATTGCGTGGATCTGCCGCTGGAAAGCGACGCCTACGATGTCGTGATCGTTCAAGGCGGCCTGCATCATCTGCCGGACATGCCGACCGATCTGGACGGCTCGCTCGCCGGAGTCCGCCGCATCCTGAAACCCACCGGCACGTTTTACGTCATCGAACCGTGGAGGACACCGTTTTTGGTCTTTGCCCACGCCGTCACCGATCGATCCATCGTGCGAAAGCTGTACGCCAAAGGGGACGCATTGGCGGTCATGACAGAGCGGGAACGTGTGACTTATGATCAGTGGCTGGGGATGCCCGAAGTGATCCGCGAGACGTTTGACCGACACTTTGACATCCGATCCTGGACGACGTCTTGGGGAAAACTTGCCGCCATCGGATCACCGAGAAAACCTTGA
- the gcvT gene encoding glycine cleavage system aminomethyltransferase GcvT — MSQADPSSQTYAQTPLDAWHRSAGAKMVPFAGYEMPIQYESIVSEHQACRNAAALFDVSHMGRLRFDGEGSEDLLDRLLTRRVTDLPIGGVRYGMVCNEEGGILDDVLVSHLKTPSESRYHLLVVNASNRAKIVEWIKPHLDDFPKVTFSDRTELTAMIAVQGPLAMETCKKLFSFDPSRLKYYQARITDQFSKPAIVSRTGYTGEDGFELVVRAEEATRIWENILLAGRDAGFAPAGLGARDTLRMEAAMPLYGHELDESVDPISAGLGFACNLDDREFIGRDAISAVKSAGPARVRIGLLPEGRRPAREGCDVLSTHGQVVGKITSGGPSPTLGHPIAMAMVDVKHAEATEFEIDIRGKRSPATRTKLPFYRRAKK; from the coding sequence ATGAGTCAGGCCGATCCTTCATCCCAAACCTACGCGCAAACTCCACTCGACGCCTGGCATCGATCGGCGGGGGCCAAGATGGTCCCGTTCGCCGGATACGAAATGCCGATTCAATACGAATCGATCGTCAGCGAACACCAGGCCTGCCGAAACGCCGCAGCCCTGTTTGACGTCTCGCACATGGGGCGGTTGCGATTCGACGGCGAGGGCAGCGAAGACCTGTTGGACCGCTTGCTGACGCGGCGTGTGACGGACCTGCCGATCGGCGGCGTGCGATACGGCATGGTTTGCAACGAGGAAGGCGGCATTCTGGACGACGTTCTGGTTTCCCACCTGAAAACGCCCAGCGAATCACGTTACCACCTGCTGGTCGTCAACGCCTCCAACCGGGCGAAGATCGTCGAGTGGATCAAACCCCACCTCGACGATTTCCCCAAGGTCACGTTTTCCGATCGCACCGAGCTGACGGCGATGATCGCGGTCCAGGGGCCGCTGGCGATGGAGACGTGCAAGAAACTGTTCTCGTTCGACCCCAGTCGGCTGAAATACTACCAGGCGCGGATCACCGACCAGTTTTCCAAACCGGCCATCGTCAGCCGCACCGGATACACGGGCGAAGACGGGTTCGAATTGGTCGTGCGGGCCGAAGAAGCGACGCGAATCTGGGAAAACATTCTGCTGGCCGGTCGCGACGCCGGTTTCGCTCCGGCCGGCCTGGGTGCCCGCGACACGTTGCGGATGGAAGCCGCGATGCCGCTATACGGGCATGAACTGGACGAATCGGTCGACCCGATTTCCGCCGGTTTAGGTTTCGCCTGCAACCTGGACGATCGAGAGTTCATCGGTCGCGATGCGATCTCGGCGGTCAAATCCGCCGGCCCCGCCCGCGTCCGCATCGGATTGCTGCCCGAAGGCCGCCGACCGGCCCGCGAAGGATGCGACGTGCTGTCGACCCATGGGCAAGTCGTCGGCAAGATCACCAGCGGTGGCCCCTCCCCCACGCTCGGACATCCGATCGCGATGGCGATGGTCGATGTCAAGCATGCCGAGGCAACCGAATTCGAAATCGATATCCGCGGAAAACGATCGCCCGCGACCCGCACCAAGTTGCCGTTTTACCGGCGTGCCAAGAAGTAA
- a CDS encoding ArnT family glycosyltransferase yields MSLPRKLAFTLLVFLLIAKVVGVVLRGPSPLVLDAAGYWELGGLVAEGDWLMMQRPIAYRTPAYPWLIGLFRAVFDNPLPALVCFQSLLWIATIGLIAALAAELSRRRQAAWIVVILAIPMLSSVVYVATVLTETLFVFSLVLHLWSVARLTRRPSVWGGLFVGLTLGLAILTRPVAMLVWIADLIYVITCWYWIPTRSASVICRRRGWISVALAGIVTVGCVSPWLARNQALFGKAMLTEFVGRNIWIVTFQDGSGAGLDLPESAAAAQLKSQLGDQAWEQLSADGRWRETWTVSKALAASGMDDPSGDRLMKAVAADAIAASPLAFGKKTLRRWVNFWRTRATELPDQVADLESGREGSREKLSADLFARQTVWGVKVAPVATALRHRWSNSLAGNTFLMFVTIASTMLLVWRRPTRAAGLWLAAITGYFCTVTAVLEIPAYRYRLVVEPIVLLAIASAMAPFLFPNADINAANLNDAAPEELTEPA; encoded by the coding sequence TTGTCTTTGCCGCGCAAACTGGCGTTCACCCTGCTTGTTTTCCTCTTGATCGCCAAGGTCGTGGGTGTTGTGTTGCGTGGGCCCAGCCCGCTGGTCTTGGACGCCGCGGGCTACTGGGAACTGGGTGGGTTGGTCGCCGAGGGCGATTGGCTGATGATGCAGCGTCCGATCGCGTATCGCACGCCGGCCTATCCGTGGTTGATCGGGTTGTTCCGAGCTGTTTTCGACAATCCGCTGCCGGCACTGGTCTGCTTCCAAAGTCTGCTTTGGATCGCCACGATCGGATTGATTGCGGCGCTGGCCGCGGAACTGTCGCGGCGACGGCAGGCCGCTTGGATCGTCGTGATCTTGGCGATCCCGATGCTTTCGTCGGTTGTGTACGTTGCGACCGTGCTGACGGAAACCCTGTTCGTCTTTTCGCTCGTCCTGCACCTGTGGTCGGTCGCCCGGCTGACCCGACGGCCTTCGGTTTGGGGCGGGTTGTTCGTCGGATTGACGCTGGGATTGGCGATCCTGACCCGTCCGGTGGCGATGTTGGTGTGGATCGCCGATCTGATTTACGTGATCACCTGTTGGTACTGGATCCCGACTCGGTCGGCGAGCGTGATCTGTCGTCGGCGTGGCTGGATCAGCGTTGCATTGGCGGGGATCGTCACGGTGGGCTGTGTCAGTCCCTGGCTGGCCCGCAATCAGGCGTTGTTTGGCAAAGCGATGTTGACCGAATTCGTGGGCCGCAACATCTGGATCGTCACCTTTCAAGACGGCAGCGGTGCCGGATTGGATCTGCCCGAATCGGCTGCTGCGGCACAGTTAAAATCGCAATTGGGAGATCAGGCGTGGGAACAACTTTCCGCCGACGGACGTTGGCGGGAGACCTGGACCGTTTCCAAGGCACTGGCGGCGTCGGGGATGGACGACCCCTCGGGGGACCGGCTAATGAAGGCGGTGGCGGCCGATGCGATCGCTGCATCACCACTCGCCTTTGGCAAAAAAACCCTCCGTCGCTGGGTCAACTTTTGGCGGACACGGGCAACCGAACTGCCGGACCAGGTGGCGGATCTTGAGTCGGGGCGAGAAGGGTCGCGTGAAAAACTCTCCGCAGACCTGTTTGCGAGACAGACGGTCTGGGGCGTTAAAGTCGCGCCCGTCGCTACAGCCCTCCGCCATCGGTGGAGCAATTCGCTGGCGGGCAACACGTTCCTGATGTTTGTCACGATCGCCTCAACGATGCTGCTGGTGTGGCGGCGACCGACACGCGCGGCGGGTCTTTGGCTGGCAGCGATCACCGGTTATTTTTGCACCGTCACGGCGGTGCTGGAAATCCCAGCGTATCGTTATCGATTGGTCGTCGAACCGATCGTGCTGCTGGCCATCGCGTCGGCAATGGCCCCGTTCCTGTTCCCCAACGCCGATATCAATGCCGCCAATCTCAATGACGCCGCCCCCGAGGAATTGACCGAGCCCGCATGA
- a CDS encoding aldehyde dehydrogenase family protein has product MNQPTIDHWIGGTHHASQSDRTFQSLDPEDDSVIARAARGDARDVALAVDSAAAAFAAFRETSPSQRESILLRAAELLQQRSAEFRDLLIREIGSPVAKAMMEIGIATRVLKANAAMARRMTGRTYKSDVPGRWSLGFRKPIGVVASITPFNVPLVKGIKHSSMPLATGNTVVWLPSEQTPQIADAIARLYHDAGLPAGALNVVQGRGAEIGDDLVSAAPIRAVSFTGSAAVGRHVQSLCGSLGKRATLELGGKNPLIVLADADLDAAVGAAVRGGFIYQGQICMASSRVIVDQSLADAFTARFVAAAQALGRGDLTDPTTMIGPIISAKARQRIRDHLADAVDGGARILCGNSWTGNRVNPTIVSGVTSAMKLFREETFGPVVSVETANDRHHALELANASPGMLSAAVFTNDLDAAMIFADSLDTAMVHVNDMTIQQEPEVPFGGDGPAGFGREGMETGIEDFTTWKWVTLRR; this is encoded by the coding sequence TTGAACCAACCCACCATCGATCACTGGATCGGAGGCACGCACCACGCCTCGCAATCCGACCGCACGTTCCAGTCGCTCGACCCCGAAGACGACTCGGTGATCGCCCGGGCCGCCCGCGGTGATGCCCGCGATGTGGCACTTGCCGTCGATTCGGCTGCCGCGGCCTTTGCAGCCTTTCGAGAAACCAGCCCGTCACAGCGGGAATCCATTTTGCTGCGTGCGGCAGAACTGCTGCAGCAGCGATCGGCGGAGTTTCGCGACCTGCTGATTCGTGAAATCGGATCGCCCGTCGCAAAAGCCATGATGGAAATCGGGATCGCGACGCGGGTGCTAAAGGCGAACGCGGCGATGGCCCGGCGGATGACCGGACGGACCTACAAGAGCGACGTGCCGGGGCGTTGGAGTCTGGGGTTTCGCAAGCCGATCGGTGTGGTCGCCAGCATCACGCCGTTCAACGTCCCGCTGGTCAAGGGCATCAAACACAGCAGCATGCCGCTGGCCACCGGCAACACCGTCGTCTGGCTTCCCTCGGAACAGACTCCCCAGATCGCCGACGCGATCGCGCGGTTGTACCACGACGCGGGATTGCCTGCGGGAGCATTGAACGTGGTGCAGGGACGGGGGGCGGAGATCGGCGACGACTTGGTCAGCGCGGCGCCGATCCGTGCGGTCAGCTTCACCGGATCGGCGGCGGTCGGACGGCACGTGCAATCGCTGTGCGGCAGTCTCGGAAAACGGGCGACGCTGGAACTCGGTGGCAAGAATCCCCTGATCGTGCTCGCCGATGCGGACCTGGATGCAGCGGTCGGCGCGGCCGTTCGTGGTGGGTTCATCTATCAAGGTCAGATCTGCATGGCGTCCAGCCGCGTGATCGTCGACCAGTCGCTGGCCGATGCGTTCACCGCGCGGTTCGTCGCCGCGGCACAGGCGCTGGGGAGGGGCGATCTGACCGATCCGACGACCATGATCGGTCCGATCATCAGTGCCAAAGCGCGGCAGCGAATCCGTGACCATTTGGCAGACGCCGTCGATGGCGGGGCAAGAATCTTGTGCGGAAACAGCTGGACCGGAAATCGAGTGAACCCCACCATCGTTTCCGGTGTCACGTCTGCCATGAAGCTGTTTCGCGAAGAAACCTTCGGGCCGGTCGTCTCGGTCGAAACCGCAAACGATCGCCATCACGCATTGGAACTCGCCAATGCCTCCCCCGGCATGCTCTCAGCCGCCGTCTTCACCAACGATCTTGATGCGGCGATGATCTTCGCCGACTCGCTGGACACAGCGATGGTTCACGTCAATGACATGACGATCCAGCAGGAACCCGAGGTCCCCTTCGGAGGCGACGGCCCCGCCGGCTTCGGCCGCGAAGGCATGGAAACCGGGATCGAAGACTTCACGACCTGGAAATGGGTCACACTGCGGAGATAG
- a CDS encoding FHA domain-containing protein, protein MQVKLRVMTGSHEGTEIPISGEKFLIGRSESCQLRPKSDSISRKHCILVIRDGRLLIQDLKSRNGTYVNEKRLPSDRAKILSAGDSLKIGKLLFEVVIEHGLKGQKKPQVADVGEAAARTVQDSDSRFEEVDVTGWLDEADQIDRVRKLADPDTRQFRIDDLKRAEQEEEEEDSEEDSKDTSGDSTELSVNDSSLLERLREQKKAKKGKLPEGFKKAMTDSSKAAADDALKRFFSGR, encoded by the coding sequence ATGCAAGTGAAGCTCAGGGTGATGACGGGGAGTCACGAGGGAACGGAAATCCCTATCAGCGGCGAGAAGTTCCTGATCGGTCGAAGCGAGTCTTGTCAGCTGCGTCCCAAGAGCGATTCGATCAGCCGAAAGCATTGCATTCTGGTCATCCGAGACGGTCGCCTGTTGATCCAGGACCTGAAGAGCCGCAACGGAACGTATGTCAATGAGAAACGCTTGCCCAGCGATCGCGCCAAAATCCTCTCCGCCGGCGATTCGCTGAAAATCGGCAAGTTGCTGTTCGAGGTCGTCATCGAACACGGGCTGAAGGGGCAGAAAAAACCGCAGGTCGCCGACGTGGGTGAGGCCGCCGCACGAACCGTCCAGGACAGCGACAGCCGATTCGAAGAGGTCGACGTGACCGGCTGGTTGGACGAAGCCGACCAAATCGACCGCGTCCGCAAGCTCGCCGACCCCGACACCCGCCAGTTCCGGATCGACGACCTCAAACGCGCCGAACAGGAAGAGGAAGAGGAAGACAGCGAGGAAGACTCCAAAGATACCTCCGGCGACAGCACCGAGCTTTCGGTCAATGACAGCTCCCTGCTGGAACGTTTGCGTGAACAAAAGAAAGCCAAAAAAGGCAAACTTCCCGAAGGCTTCAAAAAGGCGATGACGGACAGTTCCAAAGCCGCCGCCGACGACGCTTTGAAACGTTTCTTCAGCGGACGTTAA
- a CDS encoding ribonuclease R family protein — translation MEISQDLADRVMRLVVSAEYRPSKPKQIAAILNLGPDDYRELRRTIKQLVLEGRLIYASNHLVISTGAIGGPLDRIRGVFRMAAGGQFGFVRPGDSGDGAVSEDLFIPPGQTGGAFEGDLVEVKVRPSRRGGSEGSVCRIIERSRRQFTGTFTPVNGRPAVYLDGTPHDAPVFIGDIQGLPIEKDDKVFVEVVTFPGENGKGGEAVLLERLGSTNNPGIDTLTIMRQFGLPDEFPEAVIAEARQRADEFDEDNPPADRLDLTGHLTLTIDPYDARDFDDAISLVREDQGRWRLWVHIADVGYFIHPGGQLDQEARQRATSVYLPDRVIPMVPEIISNHLASLQPEKVRLAKSVEIEMTDDGTVIHTEVHNSVIRSDMRLHYQLVDQFLESPDKYREKWGDAICDMLGDMHALAMTIRKRRFKRGAISMDMPEVKLQLDRSGKVKGAYRTENTESHQLIEEFMLAANQAVATWLDDAGLNFLHRIHPPPERRKLRQLSHFVRDLRLGIDSVESRFEIQHVLDRVAGTPLEDAVNFAVLKSMNKAVYGPQTDGHYALDMQHYCHFTSPIRRYPDLTVHRLIDRLRDGEKTPDESVGALLKLGHHCSDMERNAAQAERELTELKLLHYLKKHVGDTMTAVISRVFADGFLARCIKLPVDGYVSVDQLPSDQYRFERRGQMLVGFKAHHRYRLGDQLTVKISRVDLIQRELFLEPVKNHSVGKSNPNARSGKSATNHRGKSTHKAKRKKDRRQKGKRKRR, via the coding sequence ATGGAAATCTCACAAGACCTTGCCGACCGCGTGATGCGGTTGGTCGTTTCGGCGGAATACCGGCCGAGCAAACCCAAACAGATCGCCGCCATTTTGAACCTCGGTCCGGATGATTACCGGGAACTGCGGCGAACGATCAAACAACTCGTCTTAGAAGGCCGGTTGATTTATGCGTCCAACCACCTGGTGATCAGCACGGGGGCCATCGGCGGCCCCCTGGACCGCATTCGCGGCGTATTTCGGATGGCCGCTGGCGGCCAATTCGGATTCGTCCGCCCCGGGGACTCCGGTGACGGAGCGGTCAGCGAAGACCTGTTCATCCCGCCGGGACAGACCGGCGGGGCGTTCGAAGGCGACCTGGTCGAAGTCAAGGTTCGGCCGAGTCGTCGCGGCGGAAGCGAAGGCAGCGTGTGCCGAATCATCGAGCGATCGCGGCGCCAATTCACCGGCACGTTCACCCCGGTCAACGGCCGCCCGGCGGTCTACTTGGACGGCACCCCGCACGACGCCCCGGTCTTTATCGGCGACATCCAAGGCTTGCCGATCGAGAAAGACGACAAAGTGTTCGTCGAAGTGGTGACGTTCCCGGGCGAAAACGGCAAGGGCGGCGAAGCGGTCCTGTTGGAACGACTCGGCAGCACCAACAACCCCGGAATCGACACGCTGACCATCATGCGGCAATTCGGTTTGCCCGATGAGTTCCCCGAAGCGGTGATCGCCGAAGCGAGGCAGCGTGCCGATGAATTCGACGAAGACAATCCGCCGGCCGATCGGCTGGATCTGACCGGACATCTGACGCTGACGATCGACCCCTATGACGCGCGTGACTTTGACGACGCGATTTCACTGGTTCGTGAAGACCAAGGCCGCTGGCGATTGTGGGTGCACATCGCCGACGTCGGCTACTTCATTCATCCCGGCGGCCAGCTGGACCAGGAGGCTCGTCAGCGGGCAACGAGTGTTTATCTGCCCGACCGCGTGATCCCGATGGTGCCCGAAATCATCAGCAATCACTTGGCCAGTCTTCAGCCGGAAAAGGTCCGCTTGGCCAAATCGGTCGAGATCGAAATGACCGACGACGGCACCGTGATCCACACCGAAGTTCACAACAGCGTGATCCGCAGTGACATGCGGTTGCACTATCAGTTGGTCGACCAGTTCTTGGAGAGCCCCGACAAGTATCGCGAGAAATGGGGCGATGCGATTTGCGACATGTTAGGCGACATGCACGCGTTGGCGATGACGATCCGCAAGCGACGATTTAAACGCGGCGCGATCTCGATGGACATGCCCGAAGTCAAATTGCAACTCGATCGCAGCGGTAAGGTCAAAGGCGCCTACCGAACGGAGAACACCGAGAGTCATCAATTGATCGAAGAGTTCATGCTGGCGGCCAATCAGGCCGTTGCGACCTGGCTGGATGATGCCGGGTTGAACTTCCTGCACCGCATCCACCCGCCACCGGAACGACGCAAGCTGCGTCAACTGTCGCACTTTGTTCGCGACCTGCGACTGGGGATCGATTCGGTCGAAAGCCGTTTCGAAATCCAGCACGTCCTGGACCGTGTGGCCGGCACGCCGCTGGAAGACGCCGTCAATTTCGCGGTGCTCAAGAGCATGAACAAAGCCGTCTATGGCCCTCAGACCGACGGCCACTACGCACTCGACATGCAGCACTACTGCCACTTCACCAGTCCGATCCGTCGCTACCCGGATTTGACAGTGCACCGTCTGATCGATCGGCTTCGCGACGGCGAAAAGACTCCGGACGAATCGGTCGGTGCGTTGCTAAAACTGGGGCACCATTGCAGCGACATGGAACGCAACGCGGCCCAAGCCGAACGCGAATTGACCGAACTGAAGCTGCTGCACTACTTGAAGAAACACGTCGGTGACACCATGACCGCCGTCATCAGCCGGGTCTTTGCCGACGGTTTTCTGGCCCGTTGCATCAAGCTGCCCGTCGACGGTTATGTCAGCGTGGACCAGCTGCCATCGGACCAGTATCGATTCGAACGCCGCGGCCAAATGCTGGTCGGATTCAAGGCCCATCACCGCTATCGTCTGGGTGATCAATTGACGGTCAAAATCAGCCGCGTCGATCTGATCCAGCGTGAGCTGTTCCTCGAGCCGGTCAAAAACCACTCGGTCGGCAAGAGCAACCCCAACGCCCGCAGCGGGAAATCCGCCACGAACCACCGCGGCAAGTCGACGCACAAAGCCAAACGCAAAAAGGACCGCCGACAAAAAGGCAAACGCAAACGACGCTGA
- a CDS encoding glycosyltransferase family 2 protein: protein MSSPKVNGSDASGPIELSVVMPCLNEADTVAICVEKAVRAMTEAGIVGEVVVADNGSTDGSQDLALGQGARVVDVPQRGYGAALMHGIEASRGTYVLMGDADDSYDFLEIPKFVDSLREGHDLVQGCRLPRGGGRVLPGAMPFLHRWFGNPVLSWLVRLMFRIPINDIYCGMRGFTRKHYDQLDLRSPGMEFATEMIIKSGLHRDSHGTSWSQVPITLHPDGRQAHPPHLRTFRDGWRTLRLFLAFSPNWTFFRPGLVLLGIGLVGYALALPQVKVFGAALDVHTLLVASLFVLMGWQCVLLATLARIFTGREGMMPPHEKLEHVTVERGLAFGIAAGVLGAAMIGAVVWRWSQQDFGALDYPQTMRWVVPGVTLVAIGFQTAMASLMSGVLMMQRSRRLDRPVVTMPDGAPMPAHRSQEVSP from the coding sequence ATGAGCAGTCCAAAGGTGAACGGTTCGGATGCATCCGGACCGATTGAGTTGTCGGTTGTCATGCCGTGTTTGAATGAAGCCGATACGGTGGCGATCTGTGTCGAGAAAGCTGTCCGGGCGATGACCGAAGCGGGGATCGTCGGTGAGGTGGTCGTCGCCGACAACGGCAGCACCGACGGGTCACAGGACTTGGCACTCGGGCAAGGTGCACGCGTCGTCGACGTCCCGCAGCGAGGCTATGGTGCGGCATTGATGCACGGCATCGAAGCCAGCCGTGGCACATATGTGCTGATGGGCGACGCCGACGACAGCTATGACTTTTTGGAGATACCCAAGTTCGTCGACTCGTTGCGCGAGGGACACGACCTGGTCCAGGGCTGCCGTCTGCCCCGGGGCGGCGGGAGGGTCCTGCCCGGGGCGATGCCGTTTTTGCACCGCTGGTTCGGCAATCCCGTACTCAGCTGGCTCGTCCGACTGATGTTTCGCATCCCGATCAATGACATCTATTGCGGGATGCGAGGTTTCACACGCAAACACTATGACCAATTGGACCTGCGTTCGCCGGGGATGGAATTTGCGACGGAAATGATCATCAAGAGCGGGCTGCACCGGGATTCCCATGGCACGTCATGGAGTCAGGTTCCGATCACGCTGCATCCCGACGGCCGCCAAGCACACCCGCCACACCTGCGGACGTTTCGCGACGGCTGGCGGACACTGCGATTGTTTTTGGCCTTCAGCCCCAACTGGACCTTCTTTCGTCCCGGGTTAGTTTTGCTGGGGATCGGATTGGTCGGCTACGCATTGGCGCTTCCCCAAGTGAAGGTGTTCGGCGCGGCGTTGGACGTGCACACGCTGTTGGTCGCCAGTTTGTTCGTGTTGATGGGATGGCAGTGCGTGTTGTTGGCGACGCTGGCCAGGATTTTCACCGGCCGGGAAGGCATGATGCCGCCGCACGAGAAACTGGAACATGTCACCGTCGAACGCGGATTGGCGTTCGGCATCGCCGCCGGAGTCCTCGGGGCGGCGATGATCGGCGCGGTGGTTTGGCGATGGTCGCAACAAGATTTCGGAGCACTCGACTACCCACAGACGATGCGATGGGTCGTGCCCGGTGTCACGCTGGTGGCGATCGGATTCCAGACGGCGATGGCATCGCTGATGAGCGGTGTGTTGATGATGCAACGTTCGCGGCGACTCGACCGCCCCGTCGTGACGATGCCCGATGGCGCCCCGATGCCCGCCCACCGGTCACAGGAGGTTTCGCCATGA
- a CDS encoding lipoate--protein ligase family protein, whose translation MTAPTAGRLLFHRDGESAWNMAVDQAIAESVGDAAASDAAPPYTLRFYTWAEPTLSLGYFQSSRDASPRFDGVRRVRRSTGGGAIVHHHELTYSLTVPTRAGEHGARTDLYRGFHAAVIHALHRHGIDARPNHLDPSGADSDEAFLCFGRRTDEDLIVSGYKVLGSAQRRAKRSILQHGSLLLRASGHASELPGIEDLTSVSLQCDALLKRIVDEFTAMTGIEFQTDALSNQELTRAESIAERRFNRDDWWQRR comes from the coding sequence ATGACAGCCCCGACCGCCGGACGCTTGCTGTTTCACCGCGATGGCGAATCGGCCTGGAACATGGCGGTGGATCAGGCGATCGCCGAATCCGTCGGCGACGCCGCGGCCTCGGATGCCGCACCGCCGTACACGTTGCGGTTTTACACCTGGGCCGAACCGACCTTGTCGCTGGGATACTTCCAGTCCAGCCGCGATGCCTCGCCACGTTTCGACGGTGTGCGACGCGTGCGACGCAGCACCGGGGGCGGTGCAATCGTGCACCATCATGAATTGACGTACAGTTTGACCGTGCCCACGCGAGCAGGCGAGCACGGCGCTCGAACGGATCTGTACCGTGGATTCCATGCGGCGGTCATCCACGCGCTGCACCGACACGGGATCGATGCCCGGCCGAACCATTTGGACCCGTCGGGCGCCGACAGCGATGAAGCGTTCCTGTGCTTTGGGCGCCGCACCGACGAGGACCTGATCGTCAGCGGATACAAAGTCCTGGGCAGCGCCCAGCGGCGTGCCAAACGTTCGATCCTGCAACACGGCAGCCTGCTGCTGCGTGCCAGTGGTCACGCCAGCGAATTGCCCGGGATCGAGGACTTGACCTCCGTCTCGCTGCAATGCGATGCCCTGCTGAAGCGAATCGTTGACGAATTCACCGCCATGACGGGCATCGAGTTCCAGACCGATGCGCTATCGAACCAGGAACTGACGCGGGCCGAGAGCATCGCGGAGCGCCGCTTTAACCGGGACGATTGGTGGCAGCGTCGTTAG